A single window of Caldimicrobium thiodismutans DNA harbors:
- a CDS encoding bacteriohemerythrin: MAFMEWSDKLLTGVREVDEQHKKLVALINELYDAMKQGKGKEVIDKALDELVKYAGYHFSTEETLMTKYGYPELASHKREHENFKAKIKDFLDKKAKGDVTLSVEVMTFLKEWLIKHIMGTDKKYGPFLQQKMGK, translated from the coding sequence ATGGCTTTCATGGAATGGTCAGACAAACTTTTAACAGGTGTAAGGGAGGTTGATGAACAGCACAAAAAATTGGTAGCCCTTATAAATGAGTTATATGATGCCATGAAACAGGGAAAGGGTAAAGAAGTGATTGATAAGGCTCTGGATGAGCTTGTCAAATATGCAGGGTATCACTTTAGCACAGAAGAAACCCTGATGACAAAATATGGTTATCCTGAACTTGCCAGTCATAAACGGGAACATGAAAACTTTAAGGCTAAAATCAAGGATTTTTTGGATAAGAAGGCTAAAGGGGATGTCACCTTATCTGTTGAGGTCATGACCTTTTTGAAAGAGTGGTTGATAAAGCACATCATGGGGACTGATAAGAAATATGGGCCTTTCCTCCAGCAAAAAATGGGCAAATAG
- a CDS encoding RNA methyltransferase, with product MQVRPVAKPKRANLTNISVILVNPLYPENIGSVARACANFGIEELLLVNPEDLTPLPMYAMATNTGKHILDKMRIFKDLPSALKDFNVVVGTTARLGKRRLVYHTPKEISKELCELSLNNRIAILFGNERLGLSNEDLFYCDKVITIPTTEKASLNVSQAVVIILYEIFQDATSGLKLKKPELATQKEINTMFKLIEATLKVIDYMPHQNPILWLTNIRRFLTSRELTSREVKIIMGFCRQFLWALGKPLNLSFEEGQEPQNDKSLETCQKDRSQKE from the coding sequence ATGCAAGTAAGACCGGTTGCTAAGCCTAAAAGGGCAAATCTTACAAATATTTCCGTTATTTTAGTTAACCCCCTTTATCCTGAAAACATAGGCTCTGTAGCCAGAGCCTGTGCAAACTTTGGAATTGAAGAGCTCCTCCTTGTAAATCCTGAAGACTTAACCCCTCTTCCTATGTATGCTATGGCTACCAATACAGGTAAGCACATTCTTGATAAAATGCGGATCTTTAAGGATCTTCCCTCTGCCCTTAAAGACTTCAATGTAGTTGTAGGAACCACTGCCAGACTTGGAAAAAGAAGATTGGTTTATCATACACCAAAGGAGATTTCTAAGGAGCTTTGCGAGCTTTCCTTAAATAATCGCATAGCCATTCTTTTTGGAAACGAGCGCTTAGGCCTTAGTAACGAAGACCTCTTTTATTGTGACAAGGTTATCACCATACCCACTACAGAAAAGGCCTCTCTAAATGTCTCCCAAGCGGTAGTTATAATTCTATATGAGATCTTTCAAGATGCTACCTCTGGATTGAAACTTAAAAAACCTGAACTTGCCACCCAGAAAGAAATAAATACCATGTTTAAGCTCATTGAGGCTACCTTAAAAGTCATTGACTATATGCCCCATCAAAATCCTATTCTCTGGCTTACAAACATTAGAAGATTTCTAACCTCAAGGGAACTTACATCCAGGGAAGTTAAAATAATTATGGGATTCTGCAGGCAATTCCTCTGGGCCCTTGGCAAACCTCTTAATTTATCTTTTGAAGAAGGGCAAGAACCTCAAAATGATAAGTCCTTGGAAACATGTCAAAAAGATAGATCTCAGAAAGAGTAA